A single region of the Candidatus Methylomirabilota bacterium genome encodes:
- a CDS encoding ABC transporter ATP-binding protein produces the protein MTPEGPAVELDAVEKRFDGRGGAHAVRGVTLTVPPGAFVAVLGPSGCGKTTTLRMVAGFEQPSAGEIRIGGTTVAAPARAVFVPPEARRIGMVFQSFAVWPHMTVAENVGYPLRLRRIPAESRQARVHALLELTRLEGLDDRYPHQLSGGQQQRVALARALAGEPAVLLLDEPLSNLDARLRQDMRVELKAIQRRVGAAILYVTHDQDEALALADRVAVMGAGLLHQVDRPEVVYGAPATRFVAEFMGYVGFLPAEVAGSGAVRLTGVPEASPLACRVPPGAAGRGMLAFRPAQVELTAAGAGVPGRIVARVYRGEFLEYRIRVGAHEFAATTARMVAEGDPVGVIPRDPLFFPDA, from the coding sequence GTGACGCCTGAGGGGCCGGCCGTCGAGCTCGACGCCGTCGAGAAGCGCTTCGATGGGCGCGGCGGCGCCCATGCCGTGCGCGGCGTCACGCTCACCGTCCCGCCGGGCGCCTTCGTCGCCGTCCTCGGTCCCTCGGGCTGCGGCAAGACGACGACGCTCCGGATGGTGGCCGGCTTCGAGCAGCCCTCGGCCGGCGAGATCCGCATCGGCGGCACCACCGTCGCCGCGCCCGCCCGCGCGGTCTTCGTCCCGCCGGAAGCGCGGCGGATCGGGATGGTCTTCCAGTCCTTCGCCGTCTGGCCCCACATGACCGTCGCCGAGAACGTCGGCTACCCGCTGCGGCTCCGGCGCATCCCGGCCGAGAGCCGGCAGGCGCGGGTCCACGCGCTCCTCGAGCTGACCCGGCTCGAGGGGCTCGACGACCGCTATCCGCACCAGCTCTCGGGGGGCCAGCAGCAGCGAGTCGCCCTGGCGCGGGCCCTCGCCGGCGAGCCGGCGGTGCTGCTCCTCGACGAGCCGCTGTCGAACCTGGACGCCCGCCTCCGGCAAGACATGCGCGTGGAGCTGAAGGCGATCCAGCGGCGGGTCGGCGCCGCGATCCTCTACGTCACCCACGATCAGGACGAGGCGCTGGCCCTGGCCGATCGGGTGGCGGTGATGGGGGCCGGCCTCCTCCACCAGGTGGACCGGCCGGAGGTCGTCTACGGCGCCCCGGCCACCCGATTCGTCGCCGAGTTCATGGGCTACGTCGGCTTCCTCCCGGCGGAGGTCGCGGGCTCGGGCGCCGTGCGCCTGACGGGAGTCCCCGAGGCGTCACCGCTGGCCTGCCGGGTGCCGCCCGGCGCCGCCGGGCGCGGGATGCTCGCCTTTCGCCCGGCCCAGGTCGAACTGACGGCGGCGGGGGCCGGAGTGCCCGGTCGCATCGTCGCGCGGGTGTACCGGGGCGAATTCCTCGAATACCGGATCCGCGTGGGCGCTCACGAGTTCGCGGCGACCACCGCGCGCATGGTGGCCGAGGGCGACCCGGTCGGCGTCATCCCTCGCGATCCGCTCTTCTTCCCCGACGCGTGA